A window from Solea senegalensis isolate Sse05_10M linkage group LG15, IFAPA_SoseM_1, whole genome shotgun sequence encodes these proteins:
- the cryzl1 gene encoding quinone oxidoreductase-like protein 1 isoform X1: protein MKGLYCRAAVNNAETKFVIQETSLPDVLGSHQVRVQVKACGLSPLDLKLLADIGVQRDLIPVGREVAGVVLQVGDKVSFFQPDDEVVGILPLDSSCSGLCDVIDIEENFLVQKPEKLSSVCVAAALRDGLCAYTALHTQAHMAAGHTLLVMDGASSFGLMCIQLACYHGVKVLTTSHSAQKHTFLEQLRPSVGVQDPLVVRVIPVYDTGSSDLLPQVLEETGGLGVDIVVDSGVRLLEEEKPQEMKLRPHKHDIISVLGVGGHWVTSHQDLQLDPPDCRLLHLKSASVSFLNPEVWTASSAQQGRYLHILKDVVEKMSTGVLRPQPEEAVPLYEATVAMETVQRQQRKKAVVQL, encoded by the exons ATGAAAGGTTTATATTGTCGTGCTGCTGTGAATAACGCTGAGACCAAGTTTGTCATCCAGGAAACG agTCTTCCAGATGTGTTAGGCAGCCATCAGGTCAGAGTTCAGGTGAAGGCATGTGGACTCAGCCCACTGGACCTCAAG TTGCTCGCTGACATCGGGGTCCAGAGAGATTTGATCCCCGTTGGCAGAGAGGTGGCCGGGGTTGTCCTGCAAg TGGGTGACAAGGTCTCATTTTTCCAGCCGGACGACGAGGTTGTAG GTATCCTTCCTCTGGACTCATCCTGCTCTGGGCTCTGTGATGTCATTGACATTGAGGAAAACTTCCTGG TGCAGAAGCCGGAGAAGCTCAGCTCGGTGTGTGTTGCTGCGGCGCTGCGCGACGGTCTGTGCGCATACACCGCTCTGCACACACAAGCTCATATGGCAGCCGGACACACACTCCTCGTCATGGACGGAGCCAGC TCTTTTGGCCTGATGTGCATCCAGCTGGCCTGTTACCATGGCGTCAAGGTCCTGACAACATCCCattctgcacagaaacacacattccTGGAGCAGCTGCGGCCCAGCGTAG GTGTTCAGGATCCTTTAGTTG TCAGAGTTATTCCAGTCTACGACACCGGCTCTTCAGACCTGCTGCCACAGGTGCTGGAGGAGACAGGAGGACTGGGAGTGGACATAGTCGTAGACTCTGGAG ttcGTCTgcttgaagaagaaaaaccgCAGGAGATGAAACTCCgcccacacaaacatgacatcatcagtgtccTGGGAGTGGGCGGACACTGGGTGACATCCCATCAAGACCTGCAG CTGGATCCTCCAGACTGCAGATTACTGCACTTAAAATCAGCCTCCGTGTCCTTCCTCAATCCCGAAGTCTGGACAGCATCATCAGCTCAGCAGGGAAGATACCTCC ACATTCTGAAGGACGTTGTGGAGAAGATGTCAACTGGAGTACTCAG ACCTCAGCCCGAGGAGGCAGTTCCTCTTTACGAGGCCACAGTTGCCATGGAGACCGTCCAGCGTCAACAGAGGAAAAAGGCTGTTGTGCAGCTCTGA
- the cryzl1 gene encoding quinone oxidoreductase-like protein 1 isoform X2, with protein sequence MKGLYCRAAVNNAETKFVIQETSLPDVLGSHQVRVQVKACGLSPLDLKLLADIGVQRDLIPVGREVAGVVLQVGDKVSFFQPDDEVVGILPLDSSCSGLCDVIDIEENFLVQKPEKLSSVCVAAALRDGLCAYTALHTQAHMAAGHTLLVMDGASSFGLMCIQLACYHGVKVLTTSHSAQKHTFLEQLRPSVVRVIPVYDTGSSDLLPQVLEETGGLGVDIVVDSGVRLLEEEKPQEMKLRPHKHDIISVLGVGGHWVTSHQDLQLDPPDCRLLHLKSASVSFLNPEVWTASSAQQGRYLHILKDVVEKMSTGVLRPQPEEAVPLYEATVAMETVQRQQRKKAVVQL encoded by the exons ATGAAAGGTTTATATTGTCGTGCTGCTGTGAATAACGCTGAGACCAAGTTTGTCATCCAGGAAACG agTCTTCCAGATGTGTTAGGCAGCCATCAGGTCAGAGTTCAGGTGAAGGCATGTGGACTCAGCCCACTGGACCTCAAG TTGCTCGCTGACATCGGGGTCCAGAGAGATTTGATCCCCGTTGGCAGAGAGGTGGCCGGGGTTGTCCTGCAAg TGGGTGACAAGGTCTCATTTTTCCAGCCGGACGACGAGGTTGTAG GTATCCTTCCTCTGGACTCATCCTGCTCTGGGCTCTGTGATGTCATTGACATTGAGGAAAACTTCCTGG TGCAGAAGCCGGAGAAGCTCAGCTCGGTGTGTGTTGCTGCGGCGCTGCGCGACGGTCTGTGCGCATACACCGCTCTGCACACACAAGCTCATATGGCAGCCGGACACACACTCCTCGTCATGGACGGAGCCAGC TCTTTTGGCCTGATGTGCATCCAGCTGGCCTGTTACCATGGCGTCAAGGTCCTGACAACATCCCattctgcacagaaacacacattccTGGAGCAGCTGCGGCCCAGCGTAG TCAGAGTTATTCCAGTCTACGACACCGGCTCTTCAGACCTGCTGCCACAGGTGCTGGAGGAGACAGGAGGACTGGGAGTGGACATAGTCGTAGACTCTGGAG ttcGTCTgcttgaagaagaaaaaccgCAGGAGATGAAACTCCgcccacacaaacatgacatcatcagtgtccTGGGAGTGGGCGGACACTGGGTGACATCCCATCAAGACCTGCAG CTGGATCCTCCAGACTGCAGATTACTGCACTTAAAATCAGCCTCCGTGTCCTTCCTCAATCCCGAAGTCTGGACAGCATCATCAGCTCAGCAGGGAAGATACCTCC ACATTCTGAAGGACGTTGTGGAGAAGATGTCAACTGGAGTACTCAG ACCTCAGCCCGAGGAGGCAGTTCCTCTTTACGAGGCCACAGTTGCCATGGAGACCGTCCAGCGTCAACAGAGGAAAAAGGCTGTTGTGCAGCTCTGA